One region of Elusimicrobiota bacterium genomic DNA includes:
- the ndk gene encoding Nucleoside diphosphate kinase has product MSVQDTLVLIKPDAVKRNLTGQVLAKLDEAKLSLVAGRLMLVSEKLANDHYVDHVGKPFFPQLIEYITGKLHGGNVPVMALVYRGEDAIQKIRALAGETNPEKAKTDTIRGMFGRITTAGVFENVIHASANPLEADREVKLWFKKEEFVK; this is encoded by the coding sequence ATGTCTGTTCAAGACACACTTGTTCTTATTAAACCCGACGCCGTTAAACGCAACCTGACTGGCCAGGTTCTGGCCAAACTTGATGAAGCCAAACTTTCATTGGTGGCAGGACGCTTGATGCTGGTGAGCGAGAAATTGGCCAACGATCATTATGTCGATCATGTCGGAAAACCTTTTTTCCCCCAACTCATTGAATACATCACTGGAAAACTCCATGGAGGAAACGTCCCGGTGATGGCGCTTGTGTACCGAGGAGAGGATGCCATTCAAAAAATCCGCGCATTGGCGGGTGAAACAAATCCAGAAAAAGCCAAAACCGATACCATTCGAGGCATGTTTGGCCGCATCACCACGGCCGGCGTTTTTGAAAATGTGATACATGCTTCAGCGAACCCTCTTGAAGCAGATCGAGAAGTGAAGTTGTGGTTCAAAAAAGAAGAATTCGTTAAGTAA
- the rssB_5 gene encoding Regulator of RpoS yields the protein MIMINNRILLVDDNKGQRVTLESILKTAGFQVVSADCGLAALNAAESNDFAAALLDIKMPDMTGIDVLKSIKGKMPELTVIMMTGYAETDFAIDALNCGATAYLLKPANIEQIKSLLNQAIEHQRLIEENKAMGAALMEWNVNLERKVKERTAQLEEAHQITLSFYEELKKNFESTLEVLSIAIDQRDPLTASHSFRVTEYAIEVGKALKLHNEELEKLRYAGLMHDLGKIEIKEHILRKEGSLTADEYHEIQTHANGTFSLLSKFKFRSGLIDVPAIASGHHERFDGNGYPRGLKGTAIPLGARILAVADVLDAITSKRHYRNAMSIQNALAIIKREAGGHFDPICAEALMKMSLTNFIKIHLVEHLEKLEAADLVVLQPYTLQQLVTFCEISNPNDEALDILKRFHKYYQGPIPTAFEGKISPAPRFDRPTPNPLDKESSSNC from the coding sequence ATGATCATGATAAATAACCGAATATTATTGGTGGACGACAACAAAGGGCAACGTGTCACCCTGGAAAGCATTTTAAAAACAGCGGGATTCCAAGTGGTCTCTGCCGACTGCGGTCTGGCTGCCTTAAACGCCGCGGAGTCCAATGATTTTGCAGCCGCACTTTTGGACATTAAAATGCCAGACATGACGGGCATTGATGTACTTAAGTCAATCAAAGGAAAAATGCCTGAGCTGACCGTCATCATGATGACGGGTTACGCCGAAACTGATTTTGCTATTGACGCGCTGAACTGTGGCGCCACCGCCTATTTGCTCAAGCCTGCCAATATTGAACAAATCAAATCTCTATTAAATCAGGCCATCGAACATCAGAGGCTTATCGAAGAAAACAAGGCCATGGGTGCGGCTTTGATGGAATGGAACGTCAATCTTGAGAGAAAAGTTAAAGAGAGAACCGCGCAACTTGAGGAAGCGCACCAAATCACCTTAAGTTTTTATGAGGAACTTAAAAAGAATTTTGAATCGACACTGGAGGTCCTTTCAATTGCTATCGACCAAAGGGACCCTCTTACTGCCAGTCATTCCTTTCGCGTCACCGAATATGCCATTGAAGTGGGAAAAGCCCTGAAGCTTCATAATGAAGAGTTAGAAAAGTTACGTTATGCTGGGCTCATGCATGATTTGGGGAAAATTGAAATTAAGGAACATATTTTGAGAAAGGAAGGCTCTTTAACCGCCGACGAATATCATGAGATCCAAACCCACGCCAATGGAACATTTAGTCTGTTGTCTAAATTTAAATTTCGAAGTGGCCTCATTGATGTGCCTGCCATCGCTTCAGGGCATCATGAACGGTTTGATGGAAATGGATATCCTCGTGGACTCAAAGGGACCGCCATCCCATTGGGAGCGCGCATACTGGCGGTTGCAGACGTTCTTGATGCCATCACATCCAAACGCCATTACCGAAATGCCATGTCGATTCAAAATGCCCTTGCCATCATCAAACGGGAAGCGGGTGGTCATTTTGATCCCATCTGCGCAGAAGCCCTTATGAAAATGAGTTTGACCAACTTCATAAAAATCCATCTGGTCGAACATTTGGAAAAACTAGAAGCGGCTGATCTTGTCGTCCTCCAACCCTATACGCTGCAACAACTCGTCACATTCTGCGAGATCAGCAATCCCAATGATGAGGCACTCGATATTTTAAAACGCTTCCACAAGTATTATCAGGGACCGATCCCCACCGCTTTTGAAGGAAAAATTTCTCCGGCCCCGCGGTTTGATCGCCCCACCCCCAACCCCCTCGATAAAGAATCCTCCTCGAATTGCTAG
- the sasA_16 gene encoding Adaptive-response sensory-kinase SasA: protein MKIEVPALDQKNQIAFSLFPEFLGRLRRELAWSIGESRANGVLTRAGLSCGQSVAMKNSEPLSAHRDLGEFVEISDPNSEKFIFELKNSIEASEYLRYFHAGKSRCQCWFISGYLAGYNSWKNGVPLYFLETHCLTKGDTTCRFMGQPRMEWNKDGHKDLSVYEENDMALELLNTHQQLHLTKDRYQNLFEQSNLPIFISDPNSGIIFNVNQAAVELTGHSKDQLLKMTLFDLCHPQEHNQLMNDFKSLMNGNTLSEREMSILRKNGLIRSTAHSGKILTYGGQIVVQSIMRDITDLKLSNQKEKDLYHQLVRSERLSSIGRLAAGVAHELKNPLGAIRNAIYYIQNALKGNPLLETDPHLKTIIKLAESEVDSSVVIIGELLDYSHVVQLVPRKTHLNDVLENLPNIIKIPENISLIWDLDVRLPSAMVDPDRLNQVFCNISSNAIQAMPKGGTLTIKSGFVIETTQMDKPNQEFIDISFEDTGAGIDPSHLVKIFEPLFTTKTTGTGLGLAISRNIVEKHGGQILVTSQVGKGTNFTIRLPLKIETNMEE, encoded by the coding sequence ATGAAAATCGAAGTTCCCGCTCTTGATCAAAAAAATCAGATTGCCTTCTCGTTGTTCCCCGAGTTCCTGGGTCGCTTAAGGCGAGAATTGGCTTGGTCTATTGGAGAATCTCGGGCGAATGGAGTTTTAACACGCGCGGGCCTGTCTTGTGGACAATCTGTAGCCATGAAAAATTCTGAACCGCTATCCGCCCATAGGGATCTTGGAGAATTCGTGGAAATATCGGACCCAAATTCAGAAAAATTTATTTTTGAATTAAAAAATTCAATCGAGGCCAGCGAATATTTGAGGTATTTCCACGCTGGAAAATCAAGGTGTCAATGTTGGTTCATATCAGGATATCTCGCTGGATATAACAGCTGGAAAAATGGGGTTCCACTTTATTTCTTAGAAACACACTGCCTGACAAAAGGAGACACCACCTGCCGATTCATGGGTCAACCAAGGATGGAATGGAATAAAGATGGCCATAAAGATTTAAGTGTGTACGAAGAAAATGACATGGCACTTGAACTTCTTAACACCCATCAACAACTTCATTTAACAAAAGACCGCTATCAAAACTTGTTCGAACAATCGAATTTGCCAATTTTCATCAGCGATCCAAATTCCGGGATAATTTTTAACGTCAATCAAGCGGCGGTTGAACTCACCGGGCACTCCAAAGACCAATTATTAAAAATGACCCTTTTTGACTTGTGTCATCCCCAGGAACACAACCAGCTGATGAATGACTTCAAGAGTCTCATGAACGGTAACACCCTTTCAGAAAGAGAAATGTCCATTCTTAGAAAAAATGGATTGATCCGTTCAACGGCGCATTCCGGGAAAATCCTTACCTATGGAGGACAAATCGTCGTGCAATCGATCATGCGAGATATAACAGACCTGAAGCTGTCCAATCAAAAAGAAAAAGATTTATACCATCAATTGGTGCGAAGCGAACGTTTATCGAGCATTGGCCGATTGGCTGCTGGAGTCGCGCATGAACTCAAAAATCCGCTCGGCGCCATCCGAAACGCCATTTACTACATCCAAAATGCATTAAAAGGAAATCCTCTCTTAGAAACAGACCCCCATCTGAAAACCATCATCAAACTGGCTGAAAGTGAAGTGGACTCATCGGTGGTGATCATTGGAGAGCTGTTGGATTATTCTCACGTGGTTCAATTGGTTCCCAGGAAAACCCATCTCAATGATGTCCTTGAGAATTTACCCAACATCATAAAAATTCCTGAAAATATTTCCCTGATATGGGATTTGGACGTAAGGCTTCCCTCAGCCATGGTGGACCCGGACCGTCTCAATCAAGTTTTTTGCAACATCTCTTCCAACGCCATTCAAGCCATGCCCAAAGGAGGGACTCTCACAATCAAATCTGGTTTTGTCATTGAAACCACCCAAATGGACAAGCCCAATCAAGAATTTATCGACATAAGTTTCGAAGACACCGGAGCCGGAATTGATCCGTCCCACTTGGTTAAAATTTTTGAACCTCTCTTCACCACCAAAACCACAGGAACGGGATTGGGACTGGCCATTAGTCGAAACATAGTCGAAAAACATGGCGGACAAATACTTGTAACAAGCCAGGTTGGAAAAGGAACCAATTTCACCATCAGGTTACCACTAAAAATTGAAACCAATATGGAGGAATGA